The Nocardioides sp. S-1144 genome includes a region encoding these proteins:
- the glgX gene encoding glycogen debranching protein GlgX, with amino-acid sequence MSPGVWNSMGERADVWPGRHEPLGATWGVEATNFAVHAPRATRAWVCLFDDDGRETRHPLTERTLGTWHGALPDVAPGTRYGFRADGPWDPARGLRFNPAKLLLDPYARAVSGTLTPHPAVYGFDADAPERRDDRDSAPHVPRSVVVAPDDFAWGGERPKRQRWRDTVIYELHVKGMTALHDRVPEHLRGTYAGLACPAVTDYLRDLGVTAVELLPVQQFLSEPSVTERGLGNYWGYNTIGFLAPHNAYASSGERGEQVTEFKEMVRAFHAAGLEVYLDVVYNHTAEAGSDGPTLSFRGLDDDAFYTRSRAAGAGDAYWDATGCGNTVDTDDPFALRLVLDSLRYWADEMHVDGFRFDLLSALSRTERQIDMRSRFMTAVGQDPVLRGVKLIAEPWDATMDGYVVGQCPPPWVEWNDQYRDTIRDYWRGRSTGTRDVATRLAGSSDLYADDGRSPYASVNFVTAHDGFTVRDLVSYDVKHNEANGERNRDGTDNNRSHNHGVEGETDDADVVARRRRTAANLMATLCLSNGVPMLTAGDERGRTQGGNNNAYCQDDETSWIDWSADDAWLDVYETTKAALRLRRSHPALRQRHWFEGRPTIAGGPKDLVWLHPGGREMTTADWHDQDLTTLGMFVLGDPLRSPGPRGEQQSDSSFVLWFHSGADPVDLELPRNRWTHTGEVVLSTDPGVAVGTTVHAGGTLALSGPCVVVLGEVTGRAGP; translated from the coding sequence ATGAGTCCGGGCGTGTGGAACAGCATGGGTGAGCGCGCGGACGTGTGGCCCGGGCGGCACGAGCCCCTCGGCGCCACGTGGGGCGTCGAGGCGACGAACTTCGCGGTGCACGCGCCGCGGGCGACGAGGGCCTGGGTGTGCCTCTTCGACGACGACGGCCGCGAGACCCGGCACCCGCTCACCGAGCGCACCCTCGGCACGTGGCACGGCGCGCTGCCCGACGTCGCGCCCGGCACCCGGTACGGCTTCCGCGCCGACGGGCCCTGGGACCCCGCCCGCGGTCTCCGGTTCAACCCCGCCAAGCTGCTCCTCGACCCCTACGCGCGCGCGGTCAGCGGCACGCTCACCCCGCACCCGGCGGTCTACGGCTTCGACGCCGACGCCCCCGAGCGCCGCGACGACCGCGACTCCGCCCCCCACGTCCCGCGCTCGGTGGTCGTCGCGCCCGACGACTTCGCGTGGGGCGGCGAGCGCCCGAAGCGCCAGCGCTGGCGCGACACCGTCATCTACGAGCTGCACGTCAAGGGCATGACCGCGCTGCACGACCGGGTGCCCGAGCACCTGCGCGGCACCTACGCCGGTCTCGCCTGCCCCGCCGTCACCGACTACCTGCGCGACCTCGGCGTCACCGCCGTCGAGCTGCTGCCGGTGCAGCAGTTCCTCTCCGAGCCGAGCGTGACCGAGCGCGGGCTCGGCAACTACTGGGGCTACAACACCATCGGCTTCCTCGCCCCCCACAACGCCTACGCGTCCTCGGGCGAGCGTGGCGAGCAGGTCACCGAGTTCAAGGAGATGGTCCGGGCCTTCCACGCCGCCGGCCTGGAGGTCTACCTCGACGTCGTCTACAACCACACCGCCGAGGCCGGCTCCGACGGGCCGACGCTGTCCTTCCGGGGGCTCGACGACGACGCGTTCTACACCCGCTCGCGGGCCGCGGGCGCCGGTGACGCCTACTGGGACGCCACCGGCTGCGGCAACACCGTCGACACCGACGACCCGTTCGCGCTGCGGCTGGTGCTCGACTCGTTGCGCTACTGGGCCGACGAGATGCACGTCGACGGCTTCCGCTTCGACCTGCTCTCGGCCCTCTCGCGCACCGAGCGCCAGATCGACATGCGCTCGCGCTTCATGACCGCCGTCGGGCAGGACCCGGTGCTGCGCGGGGTGAAGCTCATCGCCGAGCCGTGGGACGCCACGATGGACGGCTACGTCGTCGGCCAGTGCCCGCCGCCGTGGGTGGAGTGGAACGACCAGTACCGCGACACCATCCGCGACTACTGGCGCGGCCGGTCCACCGGCACCCGCGACGTCGCCACCCGGCTCGCCGGCTCCTCCGACCTGTACGCCGACGACGGCCGCTCGCCGTACGCCTCGGTCAACTTCGTCACCGCCCACGACGGGTTCACCGTGCGCGACCTGGTGAGCTACGACGTCAAGCACAACGAGGCCAACGGCGAGCGGAACCGCGACGGCACCGACAACAACCGCTCGCACAACCACGGCGTGGAGGGCGAGACCGACGACGCCGACGTCGTGGCGCGGCGCCGGCGCACCGCGGCCAACCTGATGGCGACGCTCTGCCTGTCCAACGGCGTCCCGATGCTCACCGCGGGCGACGAGCGCGGTCGCACCCAGGGCGGCAACAACAACGCCTACTGCCAGGACGACGAGACCTCGTGGATCGACTGGAGCGCCGACGACGCGTGGCTCGACGTCTACGAGACCACCAAGGCGGCGCTGCGGCTGCGACGCTCGCACCCGGCGCTGCGCCAGCGGCACTGGTTCGAGGGCCGTCCCACGATCGCCGGCGGCCCCAAGGACCTGGTCTGGCTGCACCCCGGGGGGCGCGAGATGACCACCGCCGACTGGCACGACCAGGACCTGACGACGCTCGGCATGTTCGTCCTCGGCGACCCCCTGCGCTCCCCCGGCCCCCGCGGCGAGCAGCAGTCGGACTCGTCGTTCGTGCTGTGGTTCCACAGCGGTGCCGACCCGGTCGACCTCGAGCTCCCGCGCAACCGCTGGACCCACACCGGGGAGGTCGTGCTCTCGACCGACCCCGGCGTCGCGGTCGGCACGACGGTGCACGCCGGCGGGACGCTGGCGCTGTCGGGTCCCTGCGTGGTCGTCCTGGGCGAGGTCACCGGCCGGGCCGGGCCGTAG
- a CDS encoding enoyl-CoA hydratase/isomerase family protein, with amino-acid sequence MAEFVRLEVSDGVGTIRLDRPKMNAISVQVQHELRAAAAEATERDDVRAVVVYGGERVFAAGNDVKEMAGLSHAEMVKLSASVSSAVTAVARIPKPVVAAITGYALGGGCELALAADVRIAADDATLGQPEVLLGIIPGAGGTQRLARLVGPSRAKDIIFTGRFVKAEEALAIGLVDRLVPAAEVHDAALAWAAQFSSAAALALRAAKESIDRGLETDLETGLEIERQQFAALFATEDRTRGMTSFVESGPGRATFVGR; translated from the coding sequence ATGGCGGAGTTCGTGCGGCTCGAGGTCAGCGACGGCGTCGGCACCATCCGGCTGGACCGGCCGAAGATGAACGCGATCAGCGTCCAGGTCCAGCACGAGCTGCGGGCCGCGGCCGCCGAGGCGACCGAGCGCGACGACGTCCGGGCCGTGGTCGTGTACGGCGGCGAGCGGGTCTTCGCCGCCGGCAACGACGTCAAGGAGATGGCCGGGCTCTCCCACGCCGAGATGGTCAAGCTCTCCGCGTCGGTCTCCTCGGCCGTGACGGCCGTGGCGCGGATCCCCAAGCCCGTGGTCGCGGCGATCACCGGCTACGCGCTCGGCGGGGGCTGCGAGCTCGCGCTGGCCGCCGACGTCCGGATCGCCGCCGACGACGCCACGCTCGGTCAGCCCGAGGTGCTGCTCGGCATCATCCCCGGCGCCGGCGGCACCCAGCGGCTCGCCCGGCTGGTCGGACCGAGCCGGGCCAAGGACATCATCTTCACCGGCCGGTTCGTCAAGGCCGAGGAGGCGCTCGCGATCGGCCTGGTCGACCGCCTGGTCCCGGCGGCCGAGGTCCACGACGCCGCCCTGGCCTGGGCCGCGCAGTTCTCCTCGGCCGCCGCGCTCGCGCTCCGCGCGGCCAAGGAGAGCATCGACCGGGGGCTGGAGACCGACCTGGAGACCGGCCTCGAGATCGAGCGCCAGCAGTTCGCCGCGCTCTTCGCGACCGAGGACCGCACCCGCGGGATGACCTCGTTCGTCGAGAGCGGGCCGGGCCGGGCCACCTTCGTCGGGCGCTGA